From a region of the Arachis ipaensis cultivar K30076 chromosome B09, Araip1.1, whole genome shotgun sequence genome:
- the LOC107614886 gene encoding transmembrane 9 superfamily member 7: IAVRSSSVAAPQSTCSSLFAFPFLLYLSHLQFLSLSLLSLSLSLSLTHTHSTCETPHTRPKQTREHRKKEKKMMGVSSATVFVASVFLLLTFSSVHSFYLPGVAPRDFQTGDPLYVKVNKLSSTKTQLPYDYYYLKYCKPKEVVNSAENLGEVLRGDRIENSVYTFHMRKEQSCTVVCRVTLDADAAKNFKEKIDDEYRVNMILDNLPVAVLRQRRDGSQSTTYEHGFRVGFKGNYQGSKEEKYFINNHLSFRVMYHKDSETDSARIVGFEVTPNSINHEFKEWNDKNPQVTTCNKDTKNLMQGSTVPQEVDTNKDVVFTYDVTFKESEIKWASRWDTYLLMNDDQIHWFSIINSLMIVLFLSGMVAMIMMRTLYRDIANYNQLETQDEAQEETGWKLVHGDVFRPPVNSNLLCVYVGTGVQLFGMSLVTMIFALLGFLSPSNRGGLMTAMVLLWVFMGLFAGYSSARLYKMFKGTEWKKNTLKTAFMFPGILFGVFFVLNALIWGEQSSGAVPFGTMFALVCLWFGISVPLVFVGSYLGFKKPVIEDPVKTNKIPRQVPEQAWYMKPVFSILIGGILPFGAVFIELFFILTSIWLNQFYYIFGFLFIVFVILLITCAEITIVLCYFQLCSEDYNWWWRSYLTAGSSALYLFLYSIFYFFTKLDITKLVSGILYFGYMIIVSYAFFVLTGTIGFYACFWFVRKIYSSVKID, from the exons ATAGCGGTAAGAAGTAGTAGTGTAGCAGCACCTCAATCCACTTGCTCTTCCTTGtttgcctttccttttcttttatatCTTTCGCATCTGCAATTTCTttcactctctcttctctctctctctctctctctctctctcacacacacacactctactTGTGAGACACCACACACGAGACCCAAGCAAACAAGGGAAcacagaaagaaggagaagaagatgaTGGGCGTCTCCTCCGCCACCGTCTTCGTTGCTTCCGTCTTCCTCCTCCTCACCTTCTCCTCCGTTCACTCTTTCTACCTTCCCGGAGTCGCCCCGCGAGATTTCCAAACC GGCGATCCCCTCTATGTAAAAGTGAACAAATTATCATCCACAAAGACTCAACTTCCATATGATTACTACTACCTGAAGTATTGCAAACCTAAGGAGGTCGTGAACAGTGCAGAGAATTTGGGTGAGGTCCTTCGTGGCGATCGCATTGAGAATTCAGTATATACG TTTCATATGAGGAAGGAACAGTCTTGTACTGTTGTGTGTCGTGTAACTTTGGATGCCGATGCTGCTaagaattttaaagaaaaaattgatGATGAATACCGAGTAAACAT GATTCTGGATAACCTTCCAGTTGCTGTTCTCAGACAAAGGAGGGATGGAAGTCAGTCAACAACATATGAACATGGTTTTCGTGTTGGGTTCAAAGGAAACTATCAAGGG AGCAAGGAGGAGAAATATTTCATCAATAACCACTTGAGTTTTAGAGTCATGTATCACAAGGATTCCGAAACGGATTCTGCTCGTATTGTTGGATTTGAGGTCACACCAAACAG TATTAACCATGAATTCAAGGAGTGGAATGACAAGAACCCACAGGTGACAACATGCAATAAAGACACCAAGAATTTGATGCAAGGTAGTACTGTCCCACAGGAAGTTGACACAAACAAGGATGTTGTATTCACATATGATGTTACCTTTAAG GAAAGTGAGATCAAATGGGCATCACGGTGGGACACATATCTTCTAATGAATGATGATCAGATCCACTGGTTCTCCATCATTAACTCTCTGATGATTGTCCTTTTCCTTTCTGGAATGGTGGCTATGATCATGATGAGAACTCTTTACAGAGATATTGCCAATTATAATCAGCTAGAAACTCAAGATGAGGCCCAAGAAGAAACAGGGTGGAAACTTGTCCATGGAGATGTTTTCAGGCCACCTGTCAATTCAAATTTGCTTTGTGTTTATGTCGGTACTGGTGTTCAGCTATTTGGAATGTCACTTGTGACAATGATATTTGCTTTGCTAGGTTTCTTGTCACCATCTAACCGTGGAGGTCTCATGACTGCAATGGTTCTATTGTGGGTTTTTATGGGTTTATTTGCTGGTTACTCCTCGGCACGTTTGTACAAGATGTTCAAGGGCACAGAGTGGAAAAAGAATACCTTGAAAACAGCATTTATGTTTCCAGGCATTctgtttggtgtcttctttgtgctAAATGCCTTGATTTGGGGAGAGCAGTCTTCTGGAGCAGTCCCTTTTGGAACCATGTTTGCTTTGGTTTGCCTGTGGTTTGGTATATCAGTACCCTTGGTCTTTGTGGGTAGTTACTTGGGTTTCAAAAAGCCAGTAATTGAAGACCCTGTGAAGACTAATAAAATTCCCAGGCAGGTACCTGAGCAGGCATGGTATATGAAGCCCGTCTTCTCTATTCTTATTGGAGGCATTCTGCCATTTGGTGCTGTGTTCATTGAGCTCTTCTTTATCTTGACATCAATATGGCTGAACCAGTTCTACTACATCTTTGGATTCCTGTTCATAGTGTTTGTTATCCTATTAATCACCTGTGCAGAGATTACGATTGTGCTTTGCTACTTCCAACTTTGCAGCGAAGACTACAATTGGTGGTGGAGATCTTACCTCACGGCTGGGTCCTCAGCTTTGTACCTTTTCCTCTACTCAATTTTCTACTTCTTCACCAAATTGGATATTACTAAACTGGTCTCGGGCATCCTTTACTTTGGATACATGATTATCGTTTCATACGCTTTCTTTGTGTTGACCGGAACTATCGgcttctatgcttgtttctggttcGTCCGCAAGATCTACTCTTCTGTGAAGATTGACTAA
- the LOC107617444 gene encoding 60S ribosomal protein L5 yields the protein MVYVKAQKGKAYFKRYQVKFKRRREGKTDYRARIRLINQDKNKYNTPKYRFVVRFTNKDIVAQITSASIAGDIVLAAAYSHELPRYGLEVGLTNYAAAYCTGLLLARRVLKMLEMDEEYQGNVEASGEDFSVEPADTRRPFRALLDVGLIRTTTGNRVFGALKGALDGGLDIPHSEKRFAGFDKEKKELDPEVHRKYIFGGHVAAYMKTLEEDEPEKYQSHFSEYIKRGLSADGIEPLYKKVHAAIRADPTIKKSGKQPPKEHKRYNLKKLTYEERKAKLIARLQALNSAAGGEDEDDDDDE from the exons ATG GTTTATGTTAAGGCTCAGAAAGGTAAGGCCTACTTCAAAAGGTATCAAGTGAAGTTCAAGAGAAGAAGAG AGGGAAAGACTGACTACCGGGCCAGGATTCGGTTGATTAACCAAGATAAGAACAAGTACAACACACCTAAATACCGTTTTGTTGTGCGATTT ACAAACAAGGATATCGTTGCACAAATAACATCTGCTAGCATTGCCGGTGATATTGTTCTTGCTGCAGCTTATTCCCATGAGCTGCCTCGCTATGGCCTTGAAGTCGGTCTTACTAACTATGCTGCAG CTTATTGCACTGGACTTCTTCTGGCCCGCCGAGTCCTTAAAATGCTTGAGATGGATGAGGAGTATCAAGGGAATGTAGAG GCTAGTGGTGAGGATTTTTCTGTTGAACCTGCTGACACAAGGAGGCCATTCCGTGCTCTCCTCGACGTTGGTCTTATTAGGACCACAACTGGAAACCGTGTGTTTGGTGCCCTTAAG GGAGCCTTGGATGGGGGTTTGGATATCCCTCACAGTGAGAAAAGGTTTGCTGGTTTTGATAAGGAGAAGAAGGAGCTTGATCCTGAGGTTCACCGCAAATATATCTTTGGTGGACATGTTGCTGCCTATATGAAG ACTTTGGAGGAAGATGAACCAGAGAAATACCAATCACACTTCAGTGAATATATCAAGCGTGGACTCAGTGCCGATGGAATTGAGCCATTGTACAAAAAGGTTCATGCGGCCATTCGTGCAGATCCCACCATCAAGAAGTCAGGGAAGCAGCCACCAAAGGAACACAAaag GTACAACTTGAAGAAGCTTACATATGAGGAGAGGAAGGCTAAGTTGATTGCACGCCTGCAGGCCCTCAACTCTGCAGCTGGTGGTGAAGATGAGGATGACGATGATGACGAGTGA
- the LOC107617445 gene encoding beta-galactosidase 1, translating to MMGMKKLKQVWNVALILVVLACSLVGEGEASVSYDHKAITINGQRRILLSGSIHYPRSTPEMWPDLIQKAKEGGLDVIQTYVFWNGHEPSPGKYYFEGNYDLVKFIRLVQQAGLYVHLRIGPYVCAEWNFGGFPVWLKYIPGISFRTDNGPFKYQMQRFTTKIVDMMKAERLFESQGGPIILSQIENEYGPMEYELGAQGKAYTDWAAHMALGLRTGVPWVMCKQDDAPDPVINTCNGFYCDYFSPNKAYKPKMWTEAWTGWYTEFGGPVPHRPAEDLAFSVARFIQKGGSFVNYYMYHGGTNFGRTAGGPFIATSYDYDAPLDEYGLPRHPKWGHLRDLHRAIKLSEPALVSADPVVQRLGNYEEAHVFKSKSGACSAFLANYNPRSYATVSFGNLHYNLPPWSISILPDCKHTVYNTARVGAQSAQMKMTRVPIHGGLSWKAFNDETTSTDDSSFTVTGLLEQLNVTRDLSDYLWYSTDVVINSNEWFLRNGKDPVLTAMSAGHAMHVFVNGQLSGTAYGSLEFPKLTFSQGVKLRAGVNKISILSVAVGLPNVGPHFERWNAGVLGPITLSGLNEGKRDLTWQKWSYKVGLKGEALSLHSLTGSSSVEWMQGFFVSRRQPLTWYKTTFDSPAGSAPLALDMASMGKGQIWINGQSLGRYWPAYKASGSCGSCDYAGTYNEKKCLSNCGEPSQRWYHVPHSWLKPAGNLLVVFEEMGGDPNGIFLVRRDIDSVCADIYEWQPNLVSYQMESSGKVSKPVRPKAHLSCGPGQKISSIKFASFGTPVGSCGNYREGSCHAHKSYDAFQKSCIGQNSCAVTVAPELFGGDPCPNVMKKLSVEAICT from the exons ATGATGGGGATGAAGAAGCTCAAACAAGTGTGGAATGTGGCATTAATTTTGGTGGTGTTGGCATGTTCATTGGTTGGTGAAGGTGAAGCTTCAGTGTCCTATGACCATAAAGCTATCACCATCAATGGACAAAGAAGGATACTTCTCTCTGGCTCCATTCATTACCCAAGAAGCACTCCTGAG ATGTGGCCAGATCTTATACAGAAGGCCAAGGAAGGAGGTTTGGATGTTATTCAAACTTATGTGTTCTGGAATGGACATGAGCCTTCACCTGGCAAA TATTATTTTGAGGGGAATTATGATTTGGTGAAGTTCATAAGGCTGGTTCAGCAAGCAGGCCTTTATGTTCACCTCAGAATTGGTCCTTATGTCTGTGCTGAGTGGAATTTCGG CGGTTTCCCTGTTTGGCTTAAGTACATACCAGGCATTAGCTTCAGAACAGACAATGGGCCATTTAAG TATCAAATGCAAAGATTTACCACTAAGATTGTGGATATGATGAAAGCAGAAAGGTTATTTGAGTCTCAGGGTGGTCCAATAATTTTATCACAG ATTGAAAATGAATATGGACCTATGGAGTATGAACTTGGTGCTCAAGGTAAAGCATACACTGATTGGGCAGCACATATGGCTTTAGGACTTAGAACTGGTGTTCCATGGGTCATGTGCAAGCAAGATGATGCTCCTGACCCAGTT ATTAACACTTGCAATGGCTTCTATTGTGATTACTTCTCTCCAAATAAGGCTTACAAACCAAAGATGTGGACAGAAGCTTGGACTGGATG GTATACTGAGTTTGGAGGTCCAGTTCCTCACAGACCTGCTGAGGATTTGGCATTTTCTGTTGCAAGGTTCATACAGAAAGGAGGATCATTTGTCAATTATTACATG TATCATGGAGGTACAAATTTCGGTCGAACTGCTGGTGGTCCCTTCATTGCTACAAGCTATGATTATGATGCGCCTCTCGATGAATACG GATTGCCTCGGCACCCGAAATGGGGTCATCTGAGAGATTTACACAGGGCAATTAAACTTTCTGAACCTGCTTTAGTGTCTGCAGATCCTGTTGTACAAAGGCTTGGAAACTATGAAGAG GCTCATGTCTTCAAATCAAAGTCTGGAGCATGTTCTGCTTTTCTTGCAAACTATAATCCACGATCCTATGCAACGGTGTCATTTGGAAATTTGCATTACAACTTGCCTCCTTGGTCTATAAGCATTCTTCCTGATTGCAAGCACACTGTTTATAACACTGCAAGG GTTGGTGCGCAAAGTGCGCAAATGAAGATGACTCGAGTTCCTATTCATGGAGGACTCTCTTGGAAAGCATTTAATGATGAGACGACCTCTACCGATGATAGTTCCTTCACAGTGACTGGTCTGTTGGAGCAGTTAAATGTAACAAGGGACTTATCTGACTACTTGTGGTACTCTACAGA TGTTGTGATAAATTCCAACGAATGGTTTTTAAGGAATGGAAAGGATCCTGTTCTTACAGCAATGTCTGCTGGACATGCTATGCATGTTTTTGTCAATGGTCAGCTATCAG GAACTGCTTACGGAAGCTTAGAATTCCCCAAACTAACATTTAGCCAGGGTGTGAAGCTCAGAGCTGGTGTTAACAAAATCTCCATTCTTAGTGTTGCAGTTGGTCTCCCG AATGTTGGTCCACATTTTGAAAGATGGAATGCTGGTGTTCTTGGTCCAATTACATTAAGTGGTCTCAATGAAGGGAAGAGGGACTTAACATGGCAGAAGTGGTCTTACAAG GTTGGTCTTAAAGGTGAAGCATTGAGTCTTCATTCACTTACCGGAAGTTCCTCAGTTGAGTGGATGCAGGGTTTCTTTGTGTCGCGAAGGCAGCCCTTGACTTGGTACAAA ACCACTTTTGATTCTCCGGCAGGGAGCGCGCCATTGGCTTTAGACATGGCAAGCATGGGCAAAGGACAAATCTGGATAAACGGACAGAGTCTTGGCCGGTACTGGCCTGCTTACAAAGCATCCGGTTCGTGTGGATCCTGTGACTATGCTGGTACTTATAATGAGAAGAAATGTTTAAGTAACTGCGGCGAGCCTTCTCAAAGATG GTATCATGTTCCTCATTCTTGGCTGAAACCAGCTGGGAATTTATTGGTTGTGTTTGAGGAAATGGGTGGAGACCCCAATGGGATATTTTTGGTTAGAAGGGATATAGATAGTGTGTGTGCTGATATTTATGAGTGGCAGCCAAATCTTGTAAGTTATCAGATGGAATCTTCTGGAAAAGTTAGCAAACCTGTGAGGCCAAAAGCACATTTGTCATGTGGTCCTggacagaagatctcatccatcAAGTTCGCTAGCTTCGGCACTCCGGTTGGCTCGTGTGGAAACTACCGTGAAGGAAGCTGCCATGCCCATAAGTCCTATGATGCCTTCCAAAAG AGTTGTATTGGCCAAAATTCATGTGCAGTAACAGTGGCACCTGAACTTTTTGGAGGAGATCCATGTCCAAATGTCATGAAGAAACTTTCAGTAGAAGCCATTTGCACCTAA